From the genome of Paraburkholderia sp. BL10I2N1:
AAAGTAAGGCTCGTATTGCAGGTCCGCGATGAGTTCCAGTTCATACTCAATCTGCTCCTGAACGTTGTGCGGAATACCAGCGGGAAATCGCCGCTGCGCGCCGATCCAGGTCTCCTGTCGCAAATAGGCCGCCGGCGTGAAGCCGTCTGGAACGAGTTCGTCGGGATATTCGTACCGCAACTCGTCGAGCGAGAATGTGCAGCGACCGGCAATGTTCACGGTCTCGGCAAGCGCATCTTCAGGATAGAGGTTTGCGAGCCGCAACCGTGAGCGCAGGTGCTGCTCGGCATTGGGCGCGAGACTGTAGCCGCACTCATGGACGGGCTTACCGACCCGGATGGCGGTCATCGTGTCCTGAAGTGGCTTGCGTGAACGGACGTGCATCACGACGTTGCCAAGCGCCACGACAGGGACGTCCTGTTTGCGGGCAATGAACTCGACCGCGCCGCGGTGAATGTCGTCCATGGCGCGCTGATGCAGCACAAGGCCGACCCATGCCCGGCCAGTGAACGTGTCATCAAGCCACTCAACCTGGGCTTCAAGCACCTCTTCCCTTGCCGGAAAATCCGGTACCAGAATCGCCAGACAGTCGGGCATGCCACGCAGGTGCCGATATTCCTTTTCAGGCCGCGAGAGATCCTGCGGGGTCAGCCGGTATTCGCCCTTCGGCGCGCGGGTGCGCGCGAGGGTTATCAGTTCGGACAGGTTGCCATACCCCTCGCGATTCCGGGCAAGCAGAATCAGCCCGAAGGCGGGCGACCCATCGGCGTTCACGAGCCGGAAGTACGAGCCGACGATGAATGGCAGCTTCGCCTCCTTCGCAGCAACGTGCGCACGGACCACGCCTGCGAGCGAACACTCATCGGTCACCGCCAGCGCGGCGTAACCCAGTTGTGCAGCGCGCTCAGCGAGCTCCTCTGCATGCGACGCGCCGTGCAGGAAGGTGAAATTCGAAAAGCAGAACAGCTCGGCGTACGCCGGTAGCGCGGTGAAGGGCGAGTCCATGGCGCATCATCCGAACAGGCCGTGCAGGAACCACTTTGGCTCTTCTTCGGCATCCCGGCTGCTGACGCGCTCGCGGTACACCCAGTAGCAGCTCTGGTCGTCGCCCTGCGCGACGAAATAGTCGCGCGTGATGAGTCCGCCGTCGTACCAGCCCGCTTCAATTCGCTCGCCAGGCGACACCATACGCAAGGGTGAGCCGTAGAACGGCCGGTGCTGCCGTATCAGCAGGCGCACGGGCTTATCCAGCATCCAGGTCGGTCGCGGCAGCCCTTCGGGAAGCTCGATATTTTTCTGCTTCTGACTGACCGGCACCCACTGGTTGGCCACCTCGGGCCGGTGGTCGGGTGTCGGCGCCGGACGAAGCACATTCTCTTCGCCCAGCCTTGCCGCCAGCAGTTCGAGAAGCCGTGCGTGGTCCTCAGGAGAGCCACCAGGCTCGGGAAAGAGAGTGTCCGATGCAGGCGCTGCGGCTTCGACCTTCGACGCATCGAGCCGCAGTGCGATGACGGGTGCTGTCAGTTCGATGCGATGCAGCCGCTCCTTGAGGAGCCGCACAAGATGGTCCTCGCGCCATGTCGGCTCGCCCAGAGCGACGTCGATGACTGTGGGTTCGATAGCGTTGCGTCCGCGCTCGTGCTCCAGCGACAGCTGAATGGCAGTCACCGCGAGTTGTTTCGCGCTCAGCCAGCCGCACAGTTGCACGATGAGCCGGTGCGCGCCGAAGACCGCGCCGTCGGCGTCTTCAAGGCGGTCGGGCATCTCGATGCGGGCCGAGAACGTGGGGGGCAACTCAAGCCAGTCGAACAGTTCGGGCGCGGTGCCGAATGCGCGGTCGAGCGAATCGAGCAGATGCTCGCCACATCGCCGCTGCAGGCCCGCACGCGGCAGGCGCCGGATGTCGGCAATGGTCTCGCAGCCGAGGCCCGTGAACCAGTCAGAGAACGGACGGACTTCGGGGACGGCCAGCATGGGCAGCGCGGACAGCCGCTCTTCGAGTGTGGCGAGCTTCAGCACGCGCCGCGCACCCGGTCCACTCGCATACTTCGCCAGCAGCCATGCGCCCTGCCCGGTGGGCGCGGCGCTGATGCGTGCGCTCAGCCCGAGTGTCGCGAGCACGGCTCTCGCCTCCCGGCACAGCGCGAGCAGTCCGCCGAAAAGACGCAGGCTTGCGCCGACGTCCACCACGACGGTCGCCTCGCCGAGCAGCGTCACTTCGGGCGCAAACCTCATCAGCGCGATACCCACTTCGCGTTGCGCCGCATCTTCGCGGCCTGCATCACGCTCGTGCATTTCCGTTTCCGGCGACAGGGTCAGCACACCGCCGCGTTTCATCCCCGGACGCACGCCAGCGGCGCGCGCCGCACTGTCCGCAATGACCACCTTGTCTTTCTCCAGTACCACACTGCCATGAGGCGGCTTAGACGACCAGTTCGGTCTGAAGACCTCGAGCGGCAACTTCGGCAAGTGGACGGCGAGAAAGACGCGCATGGCGGGAAAGCAGAACAGGTGTGGGTTGAAGGGGAATCGACAGCGGCTCCGTGCGCGTGGGCCCTCGTCGTTTCACGATATCGACGGTCAGGCCGTCCGGTGCCGGTCGCAACGCCAGCCGCAGCAGCGCAGGCGACGAGTCCTGCGCCGCAGCCAGTGGCCGGACCATGATGAACAGGGTTTCCGACGACTGCGCCGCAAGGTGGAGCCGGCGCAGCGACGAAGCCTGCGCATGCTGCGCCCAGAAGATAAGCGCGCCGCAACTGCCGGCCCGGAGAATCTGCTCTGCAGACCACAGCGCGTCCGCTGTCTTTTGTGCTTTGACCCGCAGCACCCGCTCCAGGGAAAGGCCGATATAGCTGAGCCCGAGACCGTCAGGCGTGTGCGGCGGCTGAACGAACGCGATGGGCCGCTTGTCCGCGGCGCTGAGCGCCGGTCGCAGCAGCCGCAGCTCCCCCACACCCGCCTGCTGGACCAGCAGGTCGACCAGCGCGCCGACCGGCCAGCCACCACCGGGAAGTTCGGCTGACAGGGCCGGATAACCGGTGTCAATCACCCGTCCACGGCTGCGCGCGAGCTGCGACGCCCGCCACAGGGACGGGTGAATCTCTTCTGCGCGGACGGAAGGTGCGGACATGGAATTGCAAAAGACTGTATATTTATACAGTATCCTACACTCAAATTCGGGAAGTTGAACTGACACTTTTATTTCGAGACTGCCCATGGACATGCGTCCCAGGAAACCCACTCCTCATCCGATGCCGGAGGTAGCTGCATTCATCGCCGACCTGCGTGATGCATTTGGCGACACCACCATCGATGACATCATTTGTCGCGGGAAAGCGGGTGAACCCGTCTTCTACGTGTGTGAAAATGGCACGTCCGTCGGAACGGCCAGTGCGTCGAGCACCAACGCGTGGCAGGTGGACGAATCCCTTCGCGACCGGCAGCTTTGCCCCGGCTGCGATGGCACGTGCGTGGGAGAGGCGGTCCCGTGTGCCGACTGGTTGAAGCGTCGCAATATGGGGAAGAAAAAATGAGACAGGCAGGCTGTGGGCTATTGTTGTTGGTGTGCACGTCGATGGCGTTCGCGGGTGAGCGGTATATCGAAGTCTGGAATCCGCCTGAAGCTCAAGGTGGAATCCATCAATCCAGGAACGCGTCGCAACCCTTGAAGCAAAGGCATACCGCGGCTCATGCGGTCAGGACACGAGTACCTCACATCCCAGCCCCTGTCCCGAAGCTCGCCATGATGCACCACGCCCCCGCCGACGTGACGCGCAGTCCTGCTCCGGACATGTCCCAGATTCCGCGGCAAATCACGCCGGAAGGAAATGTCCTTCGCGTTGACTCACGCCGCTACAAGGTCGAGGTTTCGCGCTGATGGAAGTTGAGAACTACAGGGGATACCGTATCTGGGGCCACGCTATCGTTCAGCAGGAAGACATCCTTCGACCAGAACGATATGCGGCAAGCGGAACGATTACCCAGAACAACAGGCTTGTTGAAGCCTCAGGTGTGCTCGGCGCCTTTGAAACAGAAGAAGAGGCCCAACTGGTTGGCCTGAGCTGGGCTCGCGCATGGGTGGACAACCACGGCTGAGTCGTTGCGGTGGCTATCGCGCAATCACATGATCACGATGCCAGGTTCACGACGCACACCCTGTGCACCCGCGTACGGGAGAGCTTGTGAGCCTTGACGGTTGTGCCCTCCAGTAACAGCGTGATCCGTTCGAGCCTGGTCCGTCTTAC
Proteins encoded in this window:
- a CDS encoding DNA polymerase Y family protein → MRVFLAVHLPKLPLEVFRPNWSSKPPHGSVVLEKDKVVIADSAARAAGVRPGMKRGGVLTLSPETEMHERDAGREDAAQREVGIALMRFAPEVTLLGEATVVVDVGASLRLFGGLLALCREARAVLATLGLSARISAAPTGQGAWLLAKYASGPGARRVLKLATLEERLSALPMLAVPEVRPFSDWFTGLGCETIADIRRLPRAGLQRRCGEHLLDSLDRAFGTAPELFDWLELPPTFSARIEMPDRLEDADGAVFGAHRLIVQLCGWLSAKQLAVTAIQLSLEHERGRNAIEPTVIDVALGEPTWREDHLVRLLKERLHRIELTAPVIALRLDASKVEAAAPASDTLFPEPGGSPEDHARLLELLAARLGEENVLRPAPTPDHRPEVANQWVPVSQKQKNIELPEGLPRPTWMLDKPVRLLIRQHRPFYGSPLRMVSPGERIEAGWYDGGLITRDYFVAQGDDQSCYWVYRERVSSRDAEEEPKWFLHGLFG
- the imuA gene encoding translesion DNA synthesis-associated protein ImuA, whose translation is MSAPSVRAEEIHPSLWRASQLARSRGRVIDTGYPALSAELPGGGWPVGALVDLLVQQAGVGELRLLRPALSAADKRPIAFVQPPHTPDGLGLSYIGLSLERVLRVKAQKTADALWSAEQILRAGSCGALIFWAQHAQASSLRRLHLAAQSSETLFIMVRPLAAAQDSSPALLRLALRPAPDGLTVDIVKRRGPTRTEPLSIPLQPTPVLLSRHARLSRRPLAEVAARGLQTELVV